Proteins co-encoded in one Flavobacterium sp. M31R6 genomic window:
- a CDS encoding SsrA-binding protein, with product MFKILAQVNKLILPSFTKQRLDVSKAKKWQMAIIGYRYYVTTRALG from the coding sequence ATGTTTAAAATCCTTGCCCAAGTCAACAAACTTATTTTACCAAGCTTTACTAAACAAAGATTGGATGTGTCCAAAGCCAAAAAATGGCAAATGGCAATTATTGGCTATCGTTATTATGTTACCACAAGGGCGCTTGGTTAA